The proteins below are encoded in one region of Rhizobacter sp.:
- a CDS encoding type 4a pilus biogenesis protein PilO, whose product MATQGKSLNVDLNSVFGAAASQFRGLNPNEPGQWPMLPKIAVWIALAIFMVVVGWFLLLSTAAEELETERGKEPTLKQDYRGKLAQAVNLEELRKQKLQVEEYVTQLEKQLPGKAEMDALLSDINQAGLGRGLQFELFRPGQVVVKDYYAELPISVRVSGRYHDIGNFAADVANLSRIVTLHGLTIGAANPTGKDGAGTGLLAMEATARTYRYLDSNEIAEQRAAAAKAKAGAKK is encoded by the coding sequence ATGGCAACACAAGGCAAATCTCTCAACGTCGACCTCAACTCCGTCTTCGGCGCGGCTGCATCCCAGTTCCGTGGGCTGAATCCCAACGAGCCTGGCCAATGGCCGATGCTGCCCAAGATCGCCGTATGGATCGCCCTGGCGATCTTCATGGTGGTGGTCGGGTGGTTCCTGCTTCTGTCCACCGCGGCGGAAGAGCTGGAAACTGAGCGCGGCAAGGAGCCGACGCTCAAGCAGGACTATCGCGGCAAGCTCGCACAAGCCGTCAACCTCGAAGAGCTGCGCAAGCAGAAGTTGCAGGTCGAGGAATACGTGACCCAGCTGGAGAAGCAGCTGCCCGGCAAGGCCGAGATGGACGCCCTGCTGTCCGACATCAACCAGGCCGGTCTCGGCCGCGGGTTGCAGTTCGAGCTGTTCCGTCCTGGCCAGGTGGTCGTGAAGGACTACTACGCCGAACTCCCGATCTCGGTGCGTGTGTCCGGCCGCTACCACGACATCGGAAATTTCGCGGCCGACGTGGCCAACCTCTCTCGCATCGTCACCCTTCATGGCTTGACCATCGGAGCTGCGAACCCCACTGGCAAGGATGGTGCGGGCACGGGCTTGTTGGCGATGGAGGCGACCGCTCGTACCTACCGCTACCTCGACAGCAACGAGATCGCGGAACAGCGGGCAGCCGCCGCGAAGGCCAAGGCGGGGGCCAAGAAATGA
- a CDS encoding pilus assembly protein PilP encodes MSNSFVHAARAILVALPVSAVLVGCTGSQEELQQWIEQQRREVKPNVPPLSAPKKFIPQAYLAGNAVEPFSAQKLTVAIKQEARQSNSLLAAEINRRKEPLEAYPVDSMSMVGSVTKQGRPYALLRVDNLLYQVKTGDYLGQNYGKITKITETDISFREIVQDAAGEWIERTSSLQLQEKAR; translated from the coding sequence ATGAGCAACAGTTTTGTGCATGCGGCTCGTGCGATCCTCGTGGCGCTGCCGGTTTCGGCGGTGTTGGTGGGCTGCACGGGCTCGCAGGAAGAGCTGCAGCAATGGATCGAGCAGCAGCGCCGAGAGGTGAAGCCAAACGTCCCGCCTCTGTCGGCACCAAAGAAGTTCATTCCGCAGGCCTACCTTGCGGGCAATGCGGTTGAGCCGTTCAGTGCTCAAAAGCTGACGGTTGCCATCAAGCAGGAAGCCCGGCAGTCCAACTCGCTGCTTGCTGCCGAGATCAACCGGCGCAAGGAGCCGCTGGAGGCCTACCCCGTCGACAGCATGAGCATGGTGGGCAGTGTCACCAAGCAAGGGCGTCCGTATGCCCTGCTGAGAGTCGACAACCTGCTGTACCAGGTGAAGACGGGTGACTACCTCGGCCAGAACTACGGAAAGATCACCAAGATCACCGAGACCGACATCTCGTTCCGCGAGATTGTTCAAGACGCAGCAGGCGAATGGATCGAGCGCACCAGCTCCCTTCAACTTCAGGAGAAGGCGCGATGA